The following are from one region of the Sorghum bicolor cultivar BTx623 chromosome 2, Sorghum_bicolor_NCBIv3, whole genome shotgun sequence genome:
- the LOC8062545 gene encoding uncharacterized protein LOC8062545, with protein MSPARPPPSSPRLRAFPRDGVLPSFDAGRFPSIPGRLSLRSCARAGRVYCLFSGGDSRKKQDEARKALENALGKKKAEFDKWGVEIERRRQRGQPGGPAAGGGGWSGGGRWFRRLTGGGFWDAAKQIVFTIFGIIGAFFLIANFNVLVAAVINLLLLVLRQIRRILSFIALCVSQGALVEKSGPKSSTLGSSNVAGVPVKERAGMSVKEKAGMSAKERAGMSAKERVIRKWGMD; from the exons ATGTCGCctgcgcggcctcctccgtcctCACCTCGCCTCCGCGCCTTCCCCCGCGACGGAGTCCTCCCCTCCTTCGATGCCGGTCGATTCCCCAGTATCCCTGGACGGCTTAGTCTCCGCTCCTGCGCCCGCGCCGGCCGCGTCTACTGCCTCTTCTCCGGCGGTGATAGCCGCAAGAAACAG GATGAAGCTAGAAAAGCACTGGAAAATGCCCTGGGGAAGAAGAAGGCTGAGTTTGACAAATGGGGTGTGGAAATTGAAAGGAGGAGGCAAAGGGGCCAGCCTGGAGGtcctgctgctggtggtggagGATGGTCAGGAGGAGGTAGGTGGTTTAGGCGGCTTACGGGTGGAGGTTTCTGGGATGCAGCAAAACAAATTGTTTTTACAATCTTTGGCATTATCGGAGCG TTTTTCCTGATTGCAAACTTCAATGTACTGGTGGCTGCTGTTATCAATTTGTTGCTGCTTGTGCTGCGGCAAATACGGCGCATACTCTCCTTCATAGCTCTCTGTGTTTCCCAGGGTGCATTGGTTGAAAAGTCTGGACCAAAGTCAAGTACCCTTGGAAGTAGCAATGTGGCTGGAGTGCCTGTGAAAGAAAGAGCTGGAATGTCTGTGAAAGAAAAAGCTGGAATGTCTGCGAAAGAAAGAGCTGGAATGTCTGCGAAAGAAAGAGTCATTAGGAAATGGGGAATGGACTGA
- the LOC8062546 gene encoding DNA polymerase epsilon subunit 3, with the protein MPRKATKAKEGEPQPADAAQEEPVPAPAAPAAALTEAEVGELPKAIVRRLVKDKLSHVAGGEGAEVIVNKDAMAAFAESARIFIHYLSATANDMCKESKRQTISADDVLNALDEMEFSEFVEPLRTSLQEFRNKNADKRSEANKKQKEKRRKLNEETPPEKENDPADDAKENDE; encoded by the exons ATGCCACGGAAGGCCACCAAGGCCAAGGAGGGGGAGCCGCAGCCGGCGGACGCCGCGCAAGAGGAGCCCGTTCCGGCGCCGGCGGCACCTGCGGCCGCGTTGACTGAGGCGGAGGTGGGCGAGCTGCCCAAGGCCATCGTGCGCCGCCTTGTCAAGGACAAGCTCTCCCACGTCGCCGGCGGGGAAGGAGCCGAGGTCATCGTCAACAAGGACGCCATGGCGGCGTTCGCCGAGAGCGCTCGCATCTTCATCCACTATCTCTCGGCCAC GGCCAATGATATGTGCAAGGAATCAAAGAGGCAGACCATCAGCGCTGATGATGTCCTCAATGCGCTTGATGAGATGGAGTTTTCAGAGTTTGTAGAGCCCCTTAGGACTTCACTGCAAG AGTTCAGAAACAAAAATGCAGACAAAAGGTCAGAagcaaacaaaaaacaaaaggaAAAGAGAAGGAAATTAAATGAAGAGACACCTCCGGAGAAGGAAAATGATCCAGCTGATGATGCCAAGGAGAATGACGAGTAG